GACATCAAGCTGCACAAAAGAGGAGCTGGATGCTATTCTCATACAATGTGGTAGGCTTAGCAGGAGCAATTCCTCTGGAGCTGGAAAGGCTGCTTCTTCTGGCAGGAAGTACTCCGGTCGCAAGAGGAGTTACGACTTGGATCACAATGACCAAGACCAAGATCTTGAGGTTGCTCCTGCTGCTAATTATGATGCCAAAAAGAGAGGCAGTGATTCGAAGTGCAACGATGGTGACGATGATGAGACTAGCTCGGAGAGAAGGCAACATCGCCAGCGCCATCGCCAGCGCCATTCGGGTAGgacttctccttctccttcttcacaAGGAAGGAGGAGGACACCCAGCAGGGAAAGAGAGCAGCGTTCTGGAAGTCGAGAGAGAGGAAGTGGTAGCAGTAGTAGCGGGAGACGAGTGAGTCAGTCACCGGGTAGAAGATCAGAAACTACCCCAACTGCGAATTCTACTGGTGCTAGGCCTGGAAAGATGGTCTCAGTTCCTGCTACTGTTTCTTCCTTGACAATGGATAGAAGCAACATTTGTGAGGAATCACAAACGGCTACCGCCATTAAACGAATCTCTGTGAAGAAAAATGTTGGAGACGCAGCCTTGGCGGCCTCAAGGGGTGCGGCATCTCCCCGTTCTCAATCCCCGGCGAGAGCAAGTGCTAAGGGTTCCAACGAGAATAATCAGCAGCCATCGCTTAGTCGCAGTTCTTCAAGGAAGGCAGAGCATTCTCCTTACAGGAGAAACCCATTGAGTGAAATCGATCCAAATTCCCTTGTGTATGCACAAGCAACTGGCAATAACAAAACTGCCTGTATCAACAACAGCAATAGCGGCAGCAGAGTACAAACCAGAAACAAAGAAATTGAAGTACAAGCGGCGGTAAAGGAATCTATCAATGTTCTAAATCAAATTCACCTTAATTTTTTCTGATTTACATGATTTCCCATGCCTTTgcttcttctttattttcagGCTCAAATGCAGAAGACAAGTGCTGAGACAAACAACAGGTCAGTTGCTCAAGCGACTAATTGCAGAGGAAGCACAAACGGAGTGAAAGAAGCACCAGTTATTGTGGATGAGGCTAAAGCACAGCAGCCAATGAGCACGTTGGTTGCTGCCGGAGCTGAGTTGAAGCCTCAAACACTAACAAGAAGTAGGTCAGCCAGGAGATCTCGAGACCTAGACTTCAATCCTGAAACTTTGTTGAACCCCAACCCATCATATACTGCGCTATTGCTTGAAGACATACAAAGTTTTCACCAAAAGaataccaccaccaccaccgcaACTCCTCCATTTACAGTTCCACCATGCGTCACCAAAGCCTGTTCCATTCTTGAAGCAGTTGCTGATCTCAACTCCACTACAAGCTCCAATCTCTCATGTGCATTTGTTGAGGATAGAAGAAGCCCTACCACCATGGGAGCTAATCCTGTTGTGAAGAAACAATCAGAGGCAAAAGATCCTTTTGTAGAATCTGAAGTCCAAGTAAGCGATGATCTAATGGAACCAAGTTTCCACAAGTATGTGACAGTGAGAAGGGGAGGCACAAGATGTGTAGAAGACATGGATGAACAAGAATCCTCGGGCAGCAACAGCTTTGTGAGTGGTAGCCAACAACAGTGGGGATATTCAACCTCTTCATGGGAACCAAACTCAGCTGATTCAACTGATCGTTGGACTTCAAGATCAAATACCAAAGAGGAGGATGAGAAGAACCCATCAGAACTTCAAAAGCATGCTATATCTGAATCAGGCCGTGGCATGGAAGAGGCTAGGAGGGGATTTAGTGGGCAGAGGACTGGAATTGGGCGTGGAAGATTTGGGACCAGTAAAAATATTCACTCAAATCTGATTGTTGCAGCTACTGCTTCAACATAAAACTAATGATTAATGGATCATCCATCTGGGTTGTAATTTTAATTCCACTGAATCTGTGGTTTCCAGTTGTAAACATTTAGTTGTTGTTGGTGGTTGCAAACTTGCAacctttcttttcatttttatttgaagCCATGATCATCTAATCTATTCAAAAGagatttttcttccttttcctttctcttcAAATTTGTGTTCATTGTTTTGAAGTAAGCATGTTTTAGTTGCAAATTTGCAATTGGAAATTGtaaatgtattttataatttttaaatgttggCTTATATTTACAATTTAAGCTTACCATTTTTTTTTGGGACTGCATTACATTAAAGGCAATACTACAAATTGGGCCTGAGAGGCATAAGAAGAGCCCAAAACTACTTCAAAAGCCCTAGCCAATCACTAGGTAACGGAAGACAAGACAACCGCTGTGAACCAACGGCCAAACCACCGCCTACACCGTCACCGTCTGCTTCGAGGATAAACAGCTGTATCAAATCTTACCGTTAAAGCCTTGTTTAATtggaaataatttaaataaggaatttaaattttttaaaaatgctaaaattttatttatttagttgataatttttttattttttaaaagttaaattgtgttttttttttttaatgcaggAAGAATAAACTACTTTTATTAATCCAGATAAATTAATTCAgaaaaaattagttttttaaaccaaatttaaaattcagtttCAAAACATGaacattaattattaatatgataattaaGAAGAAAGAACCATTAACATAAGATTGGAATCCGTTGCatatgataatatttttaaaatttggaaAGGGTTAGGTAAGAGATGTGTCATTACttcaaaaaatgaaatttgaatatgaTGATTTTATATTTACAAAAGTTAATtactttttcttaattattattattattattattaaacttaATTGACGCGGCGCTGCATCACGACTTTTTCAAGCTTCTACTCCTACTCAACGCTCATCCATGGAGATTACAACATTGAACCTAACGTTTTCTtactagttttttttatttattccattttccataattataaaaataattttatcattatggaGTTAAAATTCTATGTCACATTATCTTTAAAGTAATTAacttcaattaattttataaaataattcaagtTCAAATactctttcttttattataaaacagaataaaaaatttaactttgATTGAAGCGTGTTATAATATCATTGTTTTAGAAGTTGAACTGGTCAATGAATCGGGTTATTGTCCGATTGATTAAATGATCTGACGAattaaagaataatttaaacctttttaatatttatttaagataaaattccaataaataaataaatacacatTGACAAACGCTTTCTTCAAACAAGGAAGCAACGGCTAaatgtttaatttaatatttaggttatttaatttaattattttcaattttttctttaaattaatttagaagtGTTAGTTTAATCTCAATTTaacctaaattttaaattttttttttagtaaaatttatttaaataagaatAATTGCGATTTACCTCCCTAAAAGTCAAAGACAGGCTGCATTTATGACCTAATGAATCCTCCCATTAAGCAAGACTTTCCTTATAAAATCTGCATCGCATATCATCACAAGAGAATATATTTCCACTAGCTAGAAGAAAGAGGAACAAGAATTTAGGCATTTCTTCGCAattatcgtttttttttttttcttcaacttCAATTAATGGCAGATCAGCAGAAAATCCATCCAGTCACCCAAGATGTGGAAGCAGCACACCCACCCACAGTTCCATTAATGCCTAGGAACTCTTCCAAGTCTGATAATGGCGATCCTGTTGAGCATTTTCCTCCCTTACGGCGTACCATTCCGGTGATGCACTCTAAACCACCCAAGAGAAGAAGCTGTTGCTGCAGGTGCTTGTGTTGGACTCTCAGTATTGTCTTGCTCCTTATAGTCATAATCGGAGTCGTTGCCGGAATCCTCTACCTTGTTTTCCGGCCAAAACTTCCAGACTATTCGGTGGATAGACTCCGAATAACCCAGTTCAATCTCAGCAGCGATTCAAGCTTGTCTGCAGCGTTTGATGTGACAATTACTGCAAAAAATCCAAACAAGAAAATCGGAATCTACTACGAGGGAGGGAGCCATATAAGTGTGTGGTACACAGGAACGAAACTATGTGAAGGATCGCTGCCGAAATTCTACCAGGGACACAGGAACACGACAGTGCTGATCGTGCCATTGGCAGGGCAAACACAGGACGCAAATGGGCTGTTGACTTCCCTGCAACAGCAGCAGCAGGAGAACGGAATCGTTCCTTTGAACCTTAGGGTTAAGCAGCCAGTGAGAATAAAGCTTGGGAAGTTGAAATTAATGAAAGTGAAGTTCTGGGTCAAATGCAAGCTCGATGTGGACAGCTTATCTGCCAATAACGCCATTAGTATTAGAAATAGTAGTTGTAAGTTCAGGTTTAGGttataacttttttaattatttttattttattttattattgttattattaaaatatttcctataaatattataaaattataaaataattaaaaatacatttgaaattatttcttaaaatacattattataactatttatatattaattatttctgTTATTAAAGCATAATATAATAatgtaatatgataaaataaaaacataaaaataataataataattcattgGAAATACAAAATCATCTTTATATCCCCATTCAATTTTATTCTGCATATATACACAATGACCATGGAAAAACCACGTTATTTATTCACCAGTACGTAATAATTCAATGCCAAACGACACCGTTGCTATTGTCTCTTTCCccgaaacatagataatcaattAAGCCCTTCTAAATCGGAAGGGAAATGCAGGACCATCTAAGACAAGCAACCTCTTGTTATTCTCAATCAGAATACCAGCAGACCCACACCTTGGCCTACCACAATCTGGGCACGACTCAGTAGGGCACCATACGAAATTGTAGCCTCCTCTACTACTTTGAATGGCGAAGTAATCTGCCTCCCCTGCAGTCACAATGAATCGCCTTCCTGTCTCTGGGTCAGCTTCCCCTACCCTCCAAGCAGTAGACTGGATACAAGTAGTAAATGCTTGAAAGGTAACAGTCAAGTCTCTGGACTCTCTGATGATCGTCTCCTCATTAGCGTACGGCTTCAAGATGACTGGAAAACCCTGAGACACAACTTGTGCGATGGGTTCCTGACCAACATACAATGGGCAGGAATCGTTGCGGTCGATCAGGGTTAAACCGCCGGCAACATCAGTTATAGCGGGAAGTACATAGTATTCTACCCCACTTTCCAGAGGCTGGCCGTTGGTGTCTAGCACTGGTGTCTGAGCCACAGCGCATATGGCCATTGAAATTAGCCATAGAGTGAAGAAGCTCACAGATGATGCAAATGATCGCATGGTGGTTTAGTTAGAAGTCGAATTTTGAGAAGAAGTGTATTGGAGTTTGGAATAGGTATATGTGGATAGAGCTTCATATTTATAGGAGAAGCATGCATGTGTACGGACATCAATTTATAGTCGGAGACACACGGCAGTAAAAATTTTCTATTCGTCTTTATCCAATTGATTATTTCTTGCGACGTAAGTAATTGAAAATTTGTAGCCTTTCAAGGTTGGAGGTCGTGAATGTACAACAGTTTAAAGTTCGTAAGATAGATACAAATGCCAGGGAAATTAAGATTTTTCAAAGATAAACTTCCATCTCAGCAAATTATGCATATAGACATTTCGAAAGTTAATTTttgatatggggcaaaactccCTCTCAGTAATATTACGCAACATATATATGCCTCACACCATAAAGTTTTCATCATTTTGTTCAGAAGaggtaattaatatatttatattgtcaACAATAAGTTAGATTTCATTAGAAATCATATGCCCCTCAAACCaaatataatcataaaaatacAAGCTtagaaaaagattaaaaaaaattctaagagATTCAAAATAAACACAAGCTTGGACCAAGATCCACAAATTTTAGGAACTCTTAGCAGCCAAGAAGAAGTCTCTCCATCGCCTGCTTAGCTCTAATTATTGGACttccatttaaaagaaaatatttagaaGCCAAATAAAGAGCAAGTATACTTTGTATAATCAATCTCATCATGAAAAAACACACATGTAAGCATCAAAACCCTACAATCGCACTAGGATTGCAATCATGAATTCCAATTTAAATAATTCTATGATACAACAAACAAAACCTTTTTTGTTTCCCTGCTTCACAGTATAAGTAGGAGGGAAAGTTAAGTTTTGGGTAATCACTGCAGCGATAAGGACACAGCGGGGGATGCAGGTGGAAATTTGTAGCTTTAAATGAGTGGGGATGTTCGTCGAGTTATTCGAATTATTCAAGtgatttatttttcttccaCAATAggttgaataaaattaaaataaaactcaatttttggggggaaaataaattatgtgtaaaatattattttctaaataaatattaagcataaatatatttttaataaaataatttattttctattaattatttgattgtaatattgaaaaataaaaatattaataaatttataaatgacaAGATAtccaaattatatttttaatggttgCATTCCTATAAACTATTTGCAAGTAATTCAAACCTTCGATTTTCACATTTAGATATTTCtgaactaaatttaattttaaatgattataaatttttattagacttAAAAACTGATATTTTTGTTAAATGGATTCGTTGTCATACTACTCTAACTACTCATATTTTGattagagaatctattaggtaGTATTGTCTCTCTATTGGAATGATCCATTTTTATTTGATAGAATTTTGTAACTTTGctttataaaaacaaaaaacaaaatctaaaaaatattttcaaataatgGAGCTAAATTAGGCTCAGGGCGAATTGGAATTAGCAATCCCTTGTTCGTCGCTTGTATCGGCTCTATTTAGCCAAAAAATTCCCTTCCACAAAATATCTTTCCTCCTAACCCTGAatgatctttttttttcttaatttacaCCCAGCGTCTCCTAACATTCTTATTGTTCAATTTGAAGAGTGATGTGCAACAAAAATGTGACGCAAATAGATCCTACGGGAGTAAGATATAGCGTGATCTTGTGAAAACAAAGCTAAGAAAAGTATACGCTTGAATTGCATAGCAGGAGAAAAAAATGATATTGTCTCCGAATGAAaaataagacataaatgtaaaGAGCAAATTAAAGTTGTAGCTATAGCATTCATCTAAGAATTTAAGAAAGTGTCCACCTTCAAATTTTGGCTCTTGGAAAGGAATTTCATGCATATTGGTGGCCTCACTCCTGCCAAAGACAGTATGGAGCTAGGCAAAGTCCATATCCCATCACCACATATCAACCCAGAAGCTACAGCGGGTCCAAATGCACTGGCCTTGCCCTTATTAATCCTCTTCCAGATGAATAATATAAAGCTCCCAACACACATGTCAATAGCGAAGTAGCCTCCAATGTAGAAGGGTATCGCCATTGCCATTGGTACAGGTATAAAACGAGCTCTCCTCTTCCCCACTGCATCTCTGATGGCATTGATAATTATGGCTGCAGCGAAGAATATGTAGCAGAGCGTAAGACAGTGCCTTGGTAAGGCTGAGAAACCTTCAACCCCTAGAATCGACATGTTTCGATAAACAAGAGCAAAAGGAGCTGGATATTCTGAGCTAGGGGCACCAAGATTATGGAAAGCCTTGTAGAAGAGCCAGAAAACACACGGAGAGATGACACAGCCCATTGCAGTTCCAATAACTTGGCTCACAAACATTGACTTTGGTGAAGCTAATGTCATGTAACCTGTCTTGAAGTCTTGCATAAGGTCAGATGCTGTGGATACTATGTTCATCATCACTCCACATGCTGCTAAACCTGCGATAACCCCACCATTTGCAGCTCCTGCCCATGCCCCAATTGTGAAGATGGCTAGCTTCCCATAGGTGGA
This is a stretch of genomic DNA from Manihot esculenta cultivar AM560-2 chromosome 2, M.esculenta_v8, whole genome shotgun sequence. It encodes these proteins:
- the LOC110609883 gene encoding NDR1/HIN1-like protein 6 produces the protein MADQQKIHPVTQDVEAAHPPTVPLMPRNSSKSDNGDPVEHFPPLRRTIPVMHSKPPKRRSCCCRCLCWTLSIVLLLIVIIGVVAGILYLVFRPKLPDYSVDRLRITQFNLSSDSSLSAAFDVTITAKNPNKKIGIYYEGGSHISVWYTGTKLCEGSLPKFYQGHRNTTVLIVPLAGQTQDANGLLTSLQQQQQENGIVPLNLRVKQPVRIKLGKLKLMKVKFWVKCKLDVDSLSANNAISIRNSSCKFRFRL
- the LOC110609702 gene encoding kunitz type trypsin inhibitor 111, with translation MRSFASSVSFFTLWLISMAICAVAQTPVLDTNGQPLESGVEYYVLPAITDVAGGLTLIDRNDSCPLYVGQEPIAQVVSQGFPVILKPYANEETIIRESRDLTVTFQAFTTCIQSTAWRVGEADPETGRRFIVTAGEADYFAIQSSRGGYNFVWCPTESCPDCGRPRCGSAGILIENNKRLLVLDGPAFPFRFRRA
- the LOC110608455 gene encoding uncharacterized protein At1g65710; translation: MGGCLSRKKASPLNAAGPVSVAAMEAVGPGKLCETSSVKGEPDFQIKEKLVGEEKVKKQVAAEEEAGLVKKDVVMIKHRKSHDREKPSPPPQKDVVLADENMVAPAIPSCTSVNPSADVIEMGSNAVVRTSSCTKEELDAILIQCGRLSRSNSSGAGKAASSGRKYSGRKRSYDLDHNDQDQDLEVAPAANYDAKKRGSDSKCNDGDDDETSSERRQHRQRHRQRHSGRTSPSPSSQGRRRTPSREREQRSGSRERGSGSSSSGRRVSQSPGRRSETTPTANSTGARPGKMVSVPATVSSLTMDRSNICEESQTATAIKRISVKKNVGDAALAASRGAASPRSQSPARASAKGSNENNQQPSLSRSSSRKAEHSPYRRNPLSEIDPNSLVYAQATGNNKTACINNSNSGSRVQTRNKEIEVQAAAQMQKTSAETNNRSVAQATNCRGSTNGVKEAPVIVDEAKAQQPMSTLVAAGAELKPQTLTRSRSARRSRDLDFNPETLLNPNPSYTALLLEDIQSFHQKNTTTTTATPPFTVPPCVTKACSILEAVADLNSTTSSNLSCAFVEDRRSPTTMGANPVVKKQSEAKDPFVESEVQVSDDLMEPSFHKYVTVRRGGTRCVEDMDEQESSGSNSFVSGSQQQWGYSTSSWEPNSADSTDRWTSRSNTKEEDEKNPSELQKHAISESGRGMEEARRGFSGQRTGIGRGRFGTSKNIHSNLIVAATAST